GTTTCCTCGACGTGTGCCTGTCGGTCCAGCAGGACCGCGACCTGGCCGCCACCCTGCACAGCGACCTGCCGCTGCCGGTGCCCGTGCTGGTGGTGGAAGAAACCCCCGAGGAACTCAACCGCACCGACGACCCGCTCGACCTCACCCCGTTCGATGGCGAGGAAAGCGAAGAGGACGCCCTGGCCCGGGCGATCCGCGAAGAGCAACAGGAGATTGACGCATGAGCCAGGAACGCTACGGCATCCGCCGCTTCGCACTGCTCAACACCGCCGGCTACAGTCTCGGCCTGTTCCCCCTGGAACACCCGCTGTCGGTCTATGGCGCCAACAACCTGGGTAAATCGGCGTCGATCAACGCCCTGCAGTTCCCGATCCTGGCGCGCATGTCCGACATGAGCTTCGGCAAGTACAGCCTGGAACAGTCGCGCCGCTTCTACTTCGCCAGCGACACCAGCTACATCCTCACCGAGCTGAACCTGCCCCACGGCCCGCATGTGATCGGCGTGGTTGGCCGCGGCCCGGGCGGCGGCTTCGGCCACCAGTTCTTCGCCTACCAGGGCGAGCTGGACCTGGCCCACTACCAGAAAGACGACACCTGCCTGCGCCAGAAGGAGCTGTTCACCAACCTCGAGCGCCATGGCCTGAAAGCCTACGAGCTCAAGCCGGATGAACTGCGCCGGCTGCTGGTCGGCGGCCACACCTCGGTGCCGCTGGACCTGACCCTGATCCCGCTGCGCTCGACCAGCGAGCAGAGCCTTAAGACCTTCCGCGCGCTGTTCATTAACCTGCTGCACATGCGCGAGATCACCGCCGCCAAGCTCAAGCAGCTGTTCCTCGATGCCTTCGAGCACAGCTTGCGCTCGGGCAGCGTCGACTACATCGCCGCCTGCGAAGAGGCCTTCCGCGACGTGCGCCGCATGGAGGGCGACTACAACGCCTTGGTGGCCGCAGGCCCCCTGGTCGAGGCCCTGGCCGGCGGCGTGGCCCAGCGCGACATCCTGCGCGGCAAGCTGCACCGCATCTCGCCCTTGCTCGACAACCTGCTGGGCACCTGGCAGGAATACGCCATGGCGCGCAAGGAAGAGCTGACCATCCAGGCCGAGCACTACCGTGGCGAACAGGACCGCCTGCAGAACGACCAGCGCGGCGGCACCCAGGAGCTGATGCGCCTGGAACGGGAGATCACCGGTATCCAGCGCTGGCTGGGTGAGCTGTCGGTGCTCAAGCACCGCTTCGCCCTGGTCACCGACGTCAAGGTGCTGGAACAGCAGCTGCTGGCCGCCAAGGACGCCCACGACGAACTGGCCGGTGCCCTGGCCCAGTCGCGTCAGTTCTCCGCCGAAGACCTCGACGAGCGCGTGCGCGACCTGGAAAAACGCGTCAAGGCGGTCAAGCAGCAACTCGACCACGCCGACAACAACAGCTATGCCCGCCTGCGCGAAGAGTTCTCGCAGCAGGACGTCGACCGCCTGATGCGCCTGTTCAACGGCGCGCTGTTCAGCCTGCCGCTGGGCGACCGTGGCATCGAGCTGGACGACAGCGATGTGTGGGTGAAGACCCTCGAAGGCGTGCTCGACCGCTTCAAGGGCGAACGCTTCGAAGTGCCGGGCCTGTCCATCGACATCTCGCACATCGACCCACCCGCGCTGCAGGCCCTGGCCGACCGCGCCGCCCTGCGCGACCAGAAGGAGCGCCTGGAAAAAGAACTCAAGCAGCTCAAGACCCAGCAGGCCGTGGCCCTCGACCGCGCCGCCAGCAAGGCGCAGACCGAGGCCCTGTACCAGCAGGTGCTGGATGCGCAGAAGGCCCTGGAAGACTTCCGCCGTACCGAGACCCTGGCCGCCGAAGAGCCGGAGAAGATGGAGCAACTGGGCCAGCTGGAAGCCGCCCAGGATGAGCTCAAGCGCTCCAGCGACGCCTTCACCGAGCGCGTCCAGCAGCTGTCGGCCAAGCTGCAGCTGGTGGGTCGGCAGATCGCCGACCTCGAAGCCAAGCAGCGCACCCTCGAAGACGCCCTGCGCCG
This window of the Pseudomonas mosselii genome carries:
- the mksF gene encoding Mks condensin complex protein MksF, whose amino-acid sequence is MSQERYGIRRFALLNTAGYSLGLFPLEHPLSVYGANNLGKSASINALQFPILARMSDMSFGKYSLEQSRRFYFASDTSYILTELNLPHGPHVIGVVGRGPGGGFGHQFFAYQGELDLAHYQKDDTCLRQKELFTNLERHGLKAYELKPDELRRLLVGGHTSVPLDLTLIPLRSTSEQSLKTFRALFINLLHMREITAAKLKQLFLDAFEHSLRSGSVDYIAACEEAFRDVRRMEGDYNALVAAGPLVEALAGGVAQRDILRGKLHRISPLLDNLLGTWQEYAMARKEELTIQAEHYRGEQDRLQNDQRGGTQELMRLEREITGIQRWLGELSVLKHRFALVTDVKVLEQQLLAAKDAHDELAGALAQSRQFSAEDLDERVRDLEKRVKAVKQQLDHADNNSYARLREEFSQQDVDRLMRLFNGALFSLPLGDRGIELDDSDVWVKTLEGVLDRFKGERFEVPGLSIDISHIDPPALQALADRAALRDQKERLEKELKQLKTQQAVALDRAASKAQTEALYQQVLDAQKALEDFRRTETLAAEEPEKMEQLGQLEAAQDELKRSSDAFTERVQQLSAKLQLVGRQIADLEAKQRTLEDALRRRQLLPADLPFGTPFMEAIDDSMDNLLPLLNDYQDSWQALQRVDNQIEALYAQVRLKGVAKFDSEDDMERRLQLLINAYSHRTEEALTLAKARRAAVTDIARTLRNIRSDYDSLEHQLALFNREINKRQVSNLESFRVVLAPNKEALRHIDQIIHSAGQYEEGETLSVFDLTQSAEQDHKNEEAKEYLARLVAANHNQLGLKDLFELAFEITKINSQPVIHADIDGAASNGTTMTIKALTNMYLLLHLMDRDLAGRIRLPYYLDEAADIDERNQAALLETSQQLGFVPILASVKPQVSARVAIDLEGGSGPNGIYIDEADWKYISRRDEVKAIVREDEAEELA